DNA from Pirellulaceae bacterium:
ATCGCCAGGGCTAGCACAATCAGCGACCCTAGAAGATCCGCAAGGCGCGAACTGCAGTGGAAGATCGGCAGCTTTAGTCGCGAATGAAACCCCGCTGCGCCGATCGGTGATCGGCCTAGCAGACTACTCCACCGACTTTGCAAACTCGTATTTGAGCCTAACATCCTGGGCCTGCTCCTTAACGCACTCGAAGCCTGCCGCTGGAGTAGCACTACCAGCACCGCCACCGGCTCCGTACTGGTCCGAATACGAATGCACGATTTCCAGGACATTTTTTGAGTCGTTCAAGTTGGTTGGTAAACCATCACCGGGCATGAATTATAGCGTTGTCCACCGGGTTGCAGCTACTAGCGCACGCCGCGCATAAACTGGATAAAATCGCGATCCAGTTTATCGATATCGCCAAAATGTTCTTGGAACAACCGCAGTCGCTCGTCGGTTGACGATTCGCCCAATGGTGGCAGTTGGCCAATATCTTTAAGGTACGCTGACAGTGGCTTTCCCCGAGCCTTGAGGAGGAAATAGGTCAGCGCCCAACTTTCTGGATAAGCATCGGCCACGGTTTCGGCGGACTTAAATCGCTGGTCATCCTGAATCAGTGCCCGCAGCGCATTGGGGGGCCGTCGCGTCAAATAGGGTTGAAACAGTCGGAAGTTGTGATAGTTGATGTTGCCAATCTTCCAGCCCTGCGGACTTTGGAAGTCCGGTGCTTCAAAGAACATGGCCAGCCCTTCGCTCAGCCACAGCGGGTTGTCCGCTAGTCGCACCTGCAAGCCGCTATTGAATGAGATTTGATGTACGGCCTCATGCACGATAGTGGCCACAGTACGTTCGGCTTGAGGCTGAGACAACAGTTGATTGATGAGCGCTTGACTGGAGACGTTCGCGCCTGCCGGGACAAGTCCGTCCGTACCAGTCAAATCATACATGACCATGCGATTCGAGTTCATGTTATAGTAGCCGATC
Protein-coding regions in this window:
- a CDS encoding DUF1570 domain-containing protein; the encoded protein is MNGPPMPYDRSLSQAPQVRSTRFALGCLVTLLATAFIPPRASANELTASIVTHKTTGGQRTDNAEVLREFSDGSLVALTSDGQLLMLDNQQLVSSLPTDGPLQPSTHQEIIQQLQMELGSSFSFYPTKHYVIAYNTSLAYAQWVGQLFERLNRGFLNYWRTRRVDLAKPRFPLVAIVTADKPSYLVYAQRDIGDAAQSMIGYYNMNSNRMVMYDLTGTDGLVPAGANVSSQALINQLLSQPQAERTVATIVHEAVHQISFNSGLQVRLADNPLWLSEGLAMFFEAPDFQSPQGWKIGNINYHNFRLFQPYLTRRPPNALRALIQDDQRFKSAETVADAYPESWALTYFLLKARGKPLSAYLKDIGQLPPLGESSTDERLRLFQEHFGDIDKLDRDFIQFMRGVR